A stretch of Sphingobium yanoikuyae DNA encodes these proteins:
- a CDS encoding cation transporter: MLWTLTIIVTMGLVLGQSQTMKTAWIEDTLGLVPPVMFLIAAHMERHAHRSRRFPFGFERVNGLGFFVAAVALTAVGALLLYNALMALGAAEHASVGSIAILGQDIWLGWLMIAAQIYSLIPPLFIGRKELPLAQALNDKLLHTDALMNKANWLTGAAGLAGIIGLGLGWWWADSVAAAIISLDVLNDGIKALRSSTAELVDGAPRALSSTDLSDDAQNLCDRLKAEFPGGTIRLRETGRLIRAEVHDTPPPRNAVIRDITGQRARTERGGWLR, translated from the coding sequence TTGCTCTGGACGCTCACGATCATCGTGACGATGGGGCTGGTGCTTGGTCAAAGCCAGACGATGAAGACCGCATGGATCGAGGACACGCTGGGGCTCGTCCCGCCTGTCATGTTCCTGATCGCCGCGCATATGGAACGCCACGCCCATCGCTCGCGCCGTTTTCCCTTCGGGTTCGAGCGCGTCAACGGTCTAGGATTTTTCGTCGCAGCGGTTGCGCTGACGGCAGTTGGCGCGCTTCTGCTCTACAATGCGCTGATGGCGCTTGGCGCGGCGGAACATGCAAGCGTCGGCTCGATCGCCATTCTGGGCCAGGATATCTGGCTAGGCTGGCTAATGATCGCCGCCCAGATCTATTCGCTGATCCCGCCACTCTTTATCGGCCGGAAGGAACTGCCGCTGGCGCAGGCGCTCAACGACAAACTGCTGCATACCGATGCGCTCATGAACAAGGCGAACTGGTTGACCGGGGCGGCCGGACTCGCGGGCATCATCGGTCTCGGGCTTGGCTGGTGGTGGGCCGACTCTGTGGCGGCCGCCATCATTTCGCTTGACGTCCTCAATGACGGGATCAAGGCGCTGCGATCGTCCACGGCCGAACTGGTCGATGGTGCGCCAAGGGCGCTTTCCAGCACGGATCTTTCGGACGATGCGCAAAATCTCTGTGATCGGCTCAAGGCGGAGTTTCCCGGTGGTACGATCCGCCTGCGTGAGACCGGTCGCCTCATCCGGGCCGAAGTCCATGACACGCCCCCCCCGCGCAATGCCGTCATCCGCGATATTACTGGCCAGAGGGCGAGGACAGAGCGTGGCGGCTGGCTCAGGTGA